One Canis lupus baileyi chromosome 1, mCanLup2.hap1, whole genome shotgun sequence genomic window, GTTCTAACCCAGCACGGAATTCTATCCCCAAGCCTTTCGCAAAAGTGCAAAATGAGAGCTAGGAAAAGGAAACTCTTGGGGTTGGATGATTttccagaaataagaaaattttcaagTTGAGAAATGCAGTGGTAGCAAAAGTATAACAGGGTCCCAGCAAGCTTGAGACAGTATCTTACTGTTCTCattaaatgtgtatgtatgtctcTGCTCCCCTTAAGTAGGGTAAACACTTCTGAGATCTCAGAAGTGTATTCAAGGGTTTGAGGATCTGCCTCCAAACACTAATTCTAAAAAGGATTCCCTTTTtcaatttcaaagataaatattttttgctcTTTATACCTGTTCTTGACAATCCAATATTTTTTGTTATCCGATTCTGCTCCTTCAAAACCATAACCAACTACCAGAACACCATGATTCAGGAGTTTATTGCTGCACTTTGGATCATAATAAATGCCTGGAAAAGTAAAATTCAATGCTTAGGGGGAACATCCAAGTGACATGATAACATGTGACAGTAACCTAGTAACCACAGTAATAGGAGGCATCTCAAAATTCAGTCATGATATAAGACTTAGATATCAGATCTTTTGTTTAGCTAGGCTAGAGTTTTAGGATGTCATCTAATATTCACAGAAATACACATTGTCACAATCTCTTTTGTAAAGAACAGAGAAGAAGCATAAAAGACTAGTTGTTGAACCTTTGTCCTTTTACCATACAATGTTAGTCTAAGGAAGTGGCAGCAAACACAAAATTACTTGATCCAAGGGGTTCTTTCTAGGGTCAATTTCAGTAGTAAAATTCATTGGAAGTTTTCAAGGTCTAACCGTTGGAAAAAAGTAAAGTAAGTTATATCAGTCAAATTAtgtagatatttaaatatatttgcgaTGTGCTTAAAGGCATGAAGTATGGATCAAGTCATGTCAATAGTAACAACGGCCCCAAGGATCATACATACCTTCCTGAGTATGCCAAGTACCAGGAATACCAAAGAATCAATCTTGCTATATGTCATGCTGGCTCCTCATTTTTTCTGCctgattttctatgtagacaaaTGCTTACCTTTTTTATAGAACTGGAAGGATTGTGGGCTTGAATCCACAGCAGCTGAGACAGGCCCCACAGTTGCCACTGTGGTCATAAGGCCATCCTCCTCATTTAAGATGGGCCAGAAGGCAGTCACATTGGCAGCAGATTTCTCAGGCCTGTATTTGCAGGGttcattctttcaaagataaAGGGGAAGTACTTGAATACTATCATCCACCTCCGGGGGAACACGAGCTCAAGACAACTTGCGGCTGATAGATTTCCAAGTAGTTTGTTATAAAACATCTCAGGACGCAAAATGTGATTGATTGTTTCGAAGTTGAAAAATTAGCAGATATCTATTCAATGAGACACTCTTTGGGTCTAATTGTTCATAGATTTTTCACTCTGGAGATCTGTGCTGTATATGAGATGGTATTCGTGTTGCCGTGCAACAAAAAATTGGGAAGAGCTATATGGTAACCATCAAAGCAGAGAACTGTTGTGCCAAGCTAGTAAATTTTAATGACAGCCCTGAATGTTTGCAGATATAGAATCTAcaatctaaaatgaaaattctaaataCAGTCTCTGTTGTTACTGAATATGCTTGACTTTGATAAAAGATAAGGAACTCCATTTACCCTTGCAAGATATGGATAGGATTCCTCTGAGTCCAGGCCTCCATTGTCCTTAACATACTGGAAGGCATATTCCATCAGGCCACCATTGCAGCCCCTATTGCCTTGAGACCAAGAACAGTCCACCAGGTTCTGCTCACTCAGTGACACAAGTTTGCCAGTTTTTCGGAACACCTGTCCTTCAAGGGCACCAGTTGCACTAAAAGCCCAACAACCAAGACACTGACCctgtaaacaaaattaaaaagctccTAGTCTACAAAATAAACAGCAAGATTTTGACAATAGCTGTTAGATCTGAAAACTCTTTTAAGACATAGTAAACTCCGTATGATTCCTCAACTTCCATAGCAAGGACACTAGTTCCTTTTGCCTTTACTCTTGGAGAGTGACCTGCTATACAGCCCCACCTGATCCTTCACAGGAGTGACGTAGCCTTGTTCTCTCCAGTCCACAGATGAGGGGACCTCAGCAAAGAGAGGTGCTGGGAacacttttcctttcttgtgcTTCTGGATTTTAAAGTCATTCAGCACCTGTTTGAATTCTTCATTGGTcttcaaggaaaaggaaacagaatgttGACaaacatgagatttttttaaaaaatacttagaggAAGCACAAAATGTTCAGCAATCCATGCCACACTCACCATGTCACCAAAGGCATTCATTGCCAGAGTGAAGCTGTGTTCCCCTTGGCTGTATTCCTGATTGTGCTGTTCAATCATTTCCATGTTCCTCTCCCACACTGTTCTCCTCCATCCTTCTTCATCCTGCAGAAAAACATATAACCCATCatccttatttctctctctttttgttttcatcatccttatttctatttaaaagcaCTCAACTGCACCAAGTGGATGTGCtgacagagaggaggagaaaccATGTCCAGCGCTGGCCTGGTGCTTCTGGAAGCTGTGCTCCAGCAGCCACACAGCAGGACATGTGCCCACCTCGTGCACAGACCCAGGGCCCTGCTTACTGCCTTGGTAAGAGCGGCCTCAGGAAGCTACTCTCTGCTGCGAACTCTCCGCAGCATAGACCGTTCTCTGGGGGTCTCTCTGGACAGCTCGGATGTTACCAACCTTGTCATACAGTTTCCCGTGTGCCTCCTTCCACTGGGACCAGTGTGCATCTAAACTGTGATCCTGTTGTGGAGCAGCTGAGGCTATTCCCAGGCAAAGGGCagccaggaagagagaaggatgCATGTTCCAAAATCTAGGGATGGAAAAGAAATGAGTTTCTGATTATATCAAACCATCTAAAAAGCCATCCTTCCTTCTGATGTTAGAACCACTATAATAGAGCAAAAAGATTGCATCTATCCTCCCAAGTGTTTCCATGGGGTGTGGAGGAAGGCTGAGGGTGTGGGAGGTGCAGGGGGCCTGCTGCCCTGAGACCTGCCCCACGACTGTCTGTGGCTTCCAGGGCATGTAGATGGCAGTGCAGGGAGTGACAGGCCCTGACTCCTGGTGTGTGGGGGTCAAGTTGCCATGTCTAGAGGGGTCAAGCTTTGGAAGAGTGCCTCCTGGGTGCTCCAAACCCCTGGTCCTTAAGACTGGTTTCCTCCATGGTTTCAGGGGTGCCCTCTCTCACTTCAGGCCTGGTCTGGGAATCTCACCTGTTGTTCAGAGCAGTTGTTTAGGCTGTCACAGATGCAGGTCAGGGGGTGTGCAGGAGGCCTGGTGGTGGGTGGGAGGCTGCCCATTTAAGCCTAGGATTTGgccctgccagccctgcccctgACACTTGCCTGTTCAACAATTGGCTGAGCTAGCCTATGGGCGGCGCCTCCATGCCCTGGAGCTCTGGAACCCCGGGGCATGAGAAGGCTGGGTCCCTAATTGTCCCAGATGGAGCTCGTGCCTGCCTTGGTGGACCCAGGAAAGACAAGCAAGAGGACTGGGGAAAgccctgtggggtgggggtggagtcaGCCCCTATCTCCCTGGGGACCCGGGTCAACTGATTACCAGGAATTTATGAGTTGGCAGGTGGCTCACGAAAGGAAGctcacagggagccccaagtgggtTTCCAGCATCACCCTGCATGTCCTTTAGTCCCAGAGTCTTTGGTTAAAATCTCCCAGAGAGCTGAGAACAGGATAGTCTAGTCTAGTGGTTCCTGTTTATTCCAAGCAGAGGTGGGGCGGGTGGAGGCCCACAGGCAGGTGTGTTATCACTGTTTCAGGATGGGGTGCCTCCGGGTTATGAAGAATCTGCAGAGGACCGGCAATTCCCCAAATAGGGGATGCTCTGGGCCAGGCTCAAGTCCTTCCAAGGAACGGGACTGATGGGAGCGGTGCCCAGGGAAGGTGTGGTGTTTCATAATGCTCCTGTCCTACCCCCACCAGGCAGGGATTCTTCTTGTCTCTCACACCTTTCTCAAAACTGACAGAAACGTGTTATTTACAGAAAATCTGGcttaataaaaggagaaaaggcaaaAGGTAGAAACTGCTTTTTCCTCCCCACTCTGCTCTGCATTATGGATTATTATGGTCCTCAGTGtccaacatatatttttcttgagatttaattttaagtttcagAAAGATGGCTATTTTAACAAACAACAACAGCTACTAAAGTGTTTGTGAGGAGACCATGAATTTCCCCCCTGATGACCAGTTTTGCTCTCCTTAGGAATACAACTCCACATGTCTAGACAGTGGTTCATGGCCTCCCTCTCCAGACCTACACCCCGGAGACACCCCAGGGTCCTCCTCGCACCTCATCTGCAGCACTTCTCCGTTCGGGGAGGGAAGTGGTCAAAGGGATGTCGTACAGGGCTGGGAGTCCAGGCTGGGCCAGCACAGCCATTCTGCAGCTCCCTGGCCTTGGGACCCCAACAGgctcccccagcaccccagcctcagtttcctcatgaaGGCCACGGGCCCTGTGATTCGCTTTTTCTCAGAGGAT contains:
- the LOC140619456 gene encoding procathepsin L-like, encoding MHPSLFLAALCLGIASAAPQQDHSLDAHWSQWKEAHGKLYDKDEEGWRRTVWERNMEMIEQHNQEYSQGEHSFTLAMNAFGDMTNEEFKQVLNDFKIQKHKKGKVFPAPLFAEVPSSVDWREQGYVTPVKDQGQCLGCWAFSATGALEGQVFRKTGKLVSLSEQNLVDCSWSQGNRGCNGGLMEYAFQYVKDNGGLDSEESYPYLARNEPCKYRPEKSAANVTAFWPILNEEDGLMTTVATVGPVSAAVDSSPQSFQFYKKGIYYDPKCSNKLLNHGVLVVGYGFEGAESDNKKYWIVKNSWGTNWGMQGYMLLAKDRDNHCGIATRASYPVV